Genomic DNA from Oryza sativa Japonica Group chromosome 5, ASM3414082v1:
acacacaaactttcaacttttctatcacattgttccaatttcaaccaaacttccaattttgacttGAACTAAACGCACCCTAAGATAACTAATGGATTTTCCCACTGTTTTGAACGAAGGGAAAATTTAGAAAGCAGTCTCGGATTTGATATGCACCAAATTGTTTCTGTTTCATAAATACAGCTGtaaactactacctccatctcaGAATAATTGCGTTTATACCATTCAAATACAAAACATGTCTATATATTGATCAATTATCAAATGGTGGCACTCGTTTATCCTTTCCTTTCGTTGCTGCAATTTATAGGTCTCCAAGACAAATATAAACATGTATTAGCTTTCACAGCACCCGTCGTAAGGAATTCCTTAACCAAACCATCTTTACCTGGATGATGTAGACTATATATAGTTAACATAAGGATGTAGACTGTAGTTAACATAGTTCTCTGTCAAATTTGTAATCCCATTTATCTCTGTCAAAATTGTAATCCCATTTGACTGAACACCGATGTGGCAGCCACTCGTGATTCAGTTGCCCACAAATAACTTGCGGCGCGataaaaaatatgaagaaaAACTGTTTGGCTGCTACTGCTTTCAGAATAATGGGCGATACAGCTATGATCCTAAGCTACATGCTTATACATTGAGAATAAGGAAAACTTGAGAACTCAAGATTCTTGACGTTGTCTCTGCCGGTTCAGTGCGATGTATACATGGTTCCTTCTCTGTTTGGTCCCGATGTAGTTGATGCTAAAAGAAACCACAAAACCAGTATGACTTAAGAAGCAAATGAAGCGATTGCGTCCATTTCATAACGCAGGAGGAGCGCATCAATGAAGATATCCAAGCTCTCCCCCTCCATAACATCTTCTATGGAGTGGTGCGTGATCCCAACACGATGATCGGTAACACGCCCTTGTGGAAAGTTGTATGTTCGGATACGTTCGGACCTGTCACCGCTTCCAATCTACTAGCAAGTCAGAATTGGACAATCCCATACTCAGggattaatatttgtgatgagCAATTAGATAGTGAGGTACCTGCTCTGATCGAAGCTTTGACCGGTCCATATGGAGTCGATGCCTTTCAATTTCATATAGTCTTGCTCGGAGAACTTTGAGGGCTTTGGCCTTATtctaaaaagagttgcatataaCATTAATATAATAAGTAGATAAATGAACAATTCTACAAATGGATATGATTGATTTCCACTTGGTGCATCAAAAGTGAAGACAACAAATAAGTGTTAAGATAATGCTAAGATCAATAAAACTATTAAAGAATCAGAAAATAAATATGagactaaaaatatataaatgaagGGCATAACATAGGAACAGAAATACGAAAATGAGGTATcaaaggccctgtttgattcagcttaggattattataatctggattattaggagtaagttGAAACAAAGAGATAGCTTATTACGATAgattattacaatctataagccagattactacaatctggtaatccactctaaaggtgttttttttattattgggtggctaacaactaacaaacatctaataatccagagaaacataCAGCTAACAACTTATTCTATgtcggcttattataatccagcttaatgtgcctcaataatctagattacaataatcttaagctgaaacaaacaggaccTAAGCACTACTTGTTTCCTGATTTAAAGGAGAAAACTACAGCAAAGGAATGATTGTGTGTGTATGGCAACCTGATGCTGAGACCTCTCATCCTGTATCGCAACAACTGTTCCGGTTGGAACATGGGTTATTCTAACAGCGCTATCAGTCGTATTGACAGACTGACCTCCAGAACCACCTGATCTGTAGGTATCGATTCTCAAGTCTTCATTGCGCAATTGTACATCAACCTGCTCTCGAAGAAGCAACTTTTACTAACCATGCCATAAATTGCACAGATGATAAAAACTTTTGGAACAAACAAAACAAGACCGATCAAAATGCTATATCCAATTACAACCTCATCAGCTTGAGGAAGAATAGCAACAGATACAGCACTAGTGTGCACCCGTCCAGATTTCTCCGTTACTGGTACTCGCTGCCATCGGCAGGATCAAGTCAGATTAAAAGGCAAGTGGCTAAATGTGATGAATATAAATAGGGTAACTCATCATCAATTCACCATACCTGAACTCTATGGATGCCACTCTCAAACTTGAGTTTCCCGTATGCCCCAGGACCTGATATAGTCCCACTAGCTTCCTGCATTAAatttgaaataataataatgtcaAGTGCATGTTGACACTTAGGGAAGATCTTCCAAAACTAGACGGTGTAACATTTTTATTGCTGCAACAATAAAAGCTGTGTATATATTCACTCAAGATCTTTGGTATTGCCAACAAAGACTATACCTTGTATCCTTTTAATGCAGACTCCATGATATCAATAGCATCGAATTTCCAACCATTCTTTTGGGAGTACTTCTCGTACCTATAATATAGAAGACTCAAATTTATTAGTAACAGATTGAGCAGCACAGGTAAATGCTGTGGAGTAACACCAGTGAAGGGGCAAATCCTACATTTTAAATATGTCCATTGCAAACAAAGACGCCTCTTCTCCTCCAGTACCTGCATATCATCATCAATCACCAGTTGCCCAAATACATTGATTGACACCAAAAAGGACAAAATATGCATACGGACAGACATAGCAGGTTCTGCCTTACCTGCACGGACCTCCAATATGCAATCCCTCTCGTCAGCTTCATCTTTTGGAAGTAATGATCGAAACAGCTTGTGCTGCAGTTGTTTCTCCTCCTCCAGAGCCTGAAGGAGCTCCTGAGCTGCCATCTCGCGGAAGTCCTTCTCTTCAACAGAGTTTGTCATCAAGGATTTCAAACCCTCAATTTCCTGCAAATACTCAAATAGTTTGGCCTACTCCCAGTCTACCATACCATGGGATGTGAACATTACACAAATTCATGTGATCATTACCTCCTGTTTGGACCGCAGCTCCTCGATCATATCCATAGTACTCTCCAATTTGTGGAGCTCCTTGTTGGCCCTTGAGTATTCTTCAGGCGAGGCATCTGGCTGTCTTCATTAACGTCAAACTCAAATCAAGATTATTTTTACTTCCAACCTAAAATTTGAAAGCTCTACATGGCCACATGATAACAAGAACTGAACAGTGCTAGAAACAGAGGTTGCCCATCCAAAGATGACCTGGTTAATTTGCTCCTGGAGGTACGCACTCCTCTGCTCGATCAATTTCATTCTCTGCTCCATGACCCCCACCAGGTTCGCAGGAAGCTGCTGGTTCATCTCTGATGCGAAAAGAGGGGCAAACAAGGAGCACACTTGAATCAAATATTTCTTCTTTGCAGCAGCACAGTCATATTATCATAGATGAACCAGAAAGCAGAGAAAGAGTGGAGTAAGCAGAGATGGAGCAAGAAGATGTGACAGCAGACATTGGCTCACCATTGGTGGAGTATAGCCGAGGAGAAGGGCACTTCCATCCAATTGGAGGTGACGTGGATACAGCATGCGGAAAGTGGCAGAAACATCGGACCATGGTGAAAGCAGCAGCACCACATCGACGTAGGTGATGTTTCATCATGCTGGTGGAGTGAGGCAGGCTTGGAAATGGGAATCTATGGCTGGGGTTTGGTGGCCATCTTCTTCTCGCTTCTGAAAGAAGTTTGTGTAACCCAGTAGGACACCTTCGACGATGCTTATTTGAATGCTGTCTCAGATCGAGAGCATGTTATCACCACAGATCACGTAATTTGCTTCAGACCTAGCATCCATTATTCAACAAAATTCCTgaattaaattaaataataatgaataaCAGTTGAAGCATAACAACATAAACTTTCTGCATTGAATCTATTCAGACATTTCATCCTAAAGGATTTATTTCTTCTGACAGTACATATATTGCCCATAGAAGATACTAACAATACTGAATTAGTGATTCTACTAGCAAAAGAACAAGTTGATGATATGGAATAGGAGAGGTGAAGATGGACAGAACCTAAGAGCATCAAGTAGTGGCACAACCAGAGCCCAAACAGATACCAAGAGCAAATTCTACATGTC
This window encodes:
- the LOC4338281 gene encoding peptide chain release factor 1, mitochondrial isoform X2; translation: MDMIEELRSKQEEIEGLKSLMTNSVEEKDFREMAAQELLQALEEEKQLQHKLFRSLLPKDEADERDCILEVRAGTGGEEASLFAMDIFKMYEKYSQKNGWKFDAIDIMESALKGYKEASGTISGPGAYGKLKFESGIHRVQRVPVTEKSGRVHTSAVSVAILPQADEVDVQLRNEDLRIDTYRSGGSGGQSVNTTDSAVRITHVPTGTVVAIQDERSQHQNKAKALKVLRARLYEIERHRLHMDRSKLRSEQIGSGDRSERIRTYNFPQGRVTDHRVGITHHSIEDVMEGESLDIFIDALLLRYEMDAIASFAS
- the LOC4338281 gene encoding peptide chain release factor 1, mitochondrial isoform X1 — translated: MMKHHLRRCGAAAFTMVRCFCHFPHAVSTSPPIGWKCPSPRLYSTNEMNQQLPANLVGVMEQRMKLIEQRSAYLQEQINQPDASPEEYSRANKELHKLESTMDMIEELRSKQEEIEGLKSLMTNSVEEKDFREMAAQELLQALEEEKQLQHKLFRSLLPKDEADERDCILEVRAGTGGEEASLFAMDIFKMYEKYSQKNGWKFDAIDIMESALKGYKEASGTISGPGAYGKLKFESGIHRVQRVPVTEKSGRVHTSAVSVAILPQADEVDVQLRNEDLRIDTYRSGGSGGQSVNTTDSAVRITHVPTGTVVAIQDERSQHQNKAKALKVLRARLYEIERHRLHMDRSKLRSEQIGSGDRSERIRTYNFPQGRVTDHRVGITHHSIEDVMEGESLDIFIDALLLRYEMDAIASFAS